The Leptodactylus fuscus isolate aLepFus1 chromosome 3, aLepFus1.hap2, whole genome shotgun sequence genome has a segment encoding these proteins:
- the LOC142196564 gene encoding alpha-1,6-mannosyl-glycoprotein 2-beta-N-acetylglucosaminyltransferase-like, translating to MRLTLHKKKIAALLLFMGMAFCTWLLLTSPTLEDPLPAELPNEKKDPYGFELPQGSSLQMRLAAYRNNLRQPIRNAELFPSRPELVVVVQVRGGPGSGSRLQLLAESLQSAGPGATGRLLLVLSMEQPCQEAAEAMKAIDFCRVLPIYFPYSLSFYPDEFPGSDPADCPRDMPKESALLRRCTNAEYPDSHGHYREAAFTHYKHHWWWKLHFIWERVREVSGHSGHILFLEEGNYLLPDWLHILRLMQKQCQEEGCHMLSLGGTSIPEPSPDPQHMEVSGFVATRHRAAIAISRETYYQLMGCLAEFCTYDDYNWDWSIQHISAACLAHPLKVLSARLPRVLTLPAKAEEDGMCGRTGPCSNIDATSQSLRAKVRELSGHIFPKAITITSRQQEVRNPPPMKNGGWGDIRDHTLCQSYARL from the coding sequence ATGCGGCTGACACTACACAAGAAGAAGATCGCCGCCCTGCTGCTGTTTATGGGGATGGCATTCTGCACCTGGCTGCTGCTCACATCGCCCACCCTAGAGGACCCTCTACCCGCAGAGCTGCCCAATGAGAAGAAAGACCCCTATGGCTTTGAGCTGCCGCAGGGCTCCTCGCTACAGATGAGACTGGCAGCTTACCGCAACAACCTCCGGCAGCCAATCCGCAACGCAGAACTGTTTCCTAGTCGCCCggagctggtggtggtggtgcagGTCCGGGGTGGGCCGGGCAGCGGGTCCCGGCTGCAGTTGCTGGCTGAGTCTCTGCAGAGCGCTGGACCGGGAGCCACCGGCCGCCTACTGCTGGTGCTGAGCATGGAGCAGCCGTGCCAGGAGGCCGCTGAAGCCATGAAAGCCATAGACTTCTGCCGGGTGCTGCCAATCTATTTCCCATACAGTCTGAGCTTCTATCCAGATGAGTTTCCTGGCAGCGACCCTGCTGACTGCCCACGGGATATGCCCAAGGAGTCGGCCCTTCTGAGGCGCTGCACCAACGCGGAATACCCGGACAGCCACGGCCACTACCGGGAGGCTGCCTTCACCCATTACAAGCACCACTGGTGGTGGAAGCTGCACTTCATATGGGAGAGGGTGCGGGAGGTGAGCGGGCACAGCGGGCATATCCTCTTCCTGGAGGAGGGTAACTATCTGCTCCCGGACTGGCTCCACATCTTGAGGCTCATGCAGAAACAATGCCAGGAAGAAGGCTGCCATATGCTGAGCCTGGGTGGCACCAGTATCCCGGAGCCCTCACCTGACCCGCAGCACATGGAAGTCAGCGGCTTTGTGGCTACGCGGCACCGCGCTGCCATCGCTATATCCAGGGAGACTTACTACCAGCTGATGGGCTGCCTGGCAGAGTTCTGCACCTACGACGACTACAACTGGGACTGGAGCATACAGCACATCTCTGCTGCCTGCCTGGCACATCCGCTCAAGGTGCTGTCTGCCCGCCTGCCCAGAGTGCTGACACTCCCTGCCAAAGCTGAAGAAGACGGCATGTGCGGGCGCACTGGACCCTGCTCCAATATCGATGCCACCTCTCAGTCTCTGCGAGCCAAAGTGCGTGAACTTAGCGGCCATATCTTCCCAAAGGCCATCACCATAACCAGCCGACAACAGGAAGTGCGCAACCCCCCGCCCATGAAGAACGGCGGCTGGGGAGACATTAGAGACCACACTCTGTGCCAGTCTTATGCCAGGCTTTAA